AGCGGACCGACCGGACGCCGCTGGTGATGCTCGGCGACCGCAACTACCAGGGCGCCGCGCAGCACGTTGCCATCGACAACGTCGCGGCGGCCGCGGCCGCGGTCACGCACTTGGCCGAGCTCGGGCGGCGACGGATCGCGATGATCGGGTCGAGCCCGGGGGATCGGCGGCACCCGCGGCTGGTCGGGTACCGGCTGGCGATGAAGGCGGCCGGGCTGCCGATCGACGACCGCCTGATCAAGCCGGTCCGGAACAACCTCGGCGAGGAGGGCGAGCAGCAGATGACCGCCCTGCTGGCCGAGCACGCGCAGGATCCGCCGGACGCGGTGTTCTGCGTGACCGACTGGGTCGCGCTGGGCGTCGTCCGGGCGCTGCGGACGCGGGGGTTCCGGGTGCCCGAGGACGTCGCGGTGGTCGGGTTCGACGACATCCCGTACGGGCGGGCGGCGACGCCGACGCTGTCGACGATCTCGCCGGACCGGTCGGCGATCGCGCGGCTGGCGGTGGACTCGCTGCAGGCGCAGTTCGAGGCGGCCGCGGCCGGTACGGCGTACGAGGTGGGGGAGCAGCAGGCGGCGTTCCGGCTCGTGGTGCGGGAGAGCTCGGGCGGCTGAGCGATCCGGCCGCGCCCGAGCCGGTCGCTGCTGTCGGACGCGTCCTGTCTAGCGAGTGGTGGTTGCGCTGGCCTGGTCCCAGGACACGGGGGTCGTGTAGAGGACGAAGCGGTAGTCGCGGGTCTTGCTGTAGCGGTAGGACATCGTGGCGACGCCGGCTGAGTTGGTGGTGACGGCCTTCAGGCCCTTCCAGGTCGTCGTCCCGCGCTCCTTGAACTGGAACGCGCCCTTCGCCGATCGCTTGAAGTAGCTGTCGCTCGCGGTCGAGTACAGCAGCGAGGTCCCGGTCAGCGTCACGACGTCGCTCGTCCGCTTGCTGGTGATCCAGGCGGCGGTCGCGAGCCGGATGTCGGACTTGACGGTGTTCTGCGTCAGCGGGTTGCTTCCGCTGTCGAAGGCCCCCGACGGACGCCACGTGTGCAGCCCGATGGTGTGGAAGTCGTAGACGTCCCAGCTTTCCTGGGTAGTCCCGCTGATGAAGTACGCGCCGCCCTGGCTTCCTTGGCTCGGGTGGATCAGATCCCAGCCCGACGAACCACCGTTCAGCGAGCAGATGCTCGAGGCCGACAGCTTGAACTCCTTGTACGGCTGCCCGATGACCACCCGGTACGGCGCCGTCAGGGTGCAGGCCGCAGCGGTCTGGGCGCTGGCTGGTGTGGCGATGAGGGCTGCCGTTGCCAGCATCAGCGCGGCGGTCACAGCTGCCCAGGGGCGTGGCCGAGCCGGCCCTTGACGTGGCGCTTGACCTTGCCGGCGGCGCGCTGGAGTCGCTGACGATCGACTGCGCCGCGTTGCTGCCGCAGATGTCTTCGTACGCATGATTCAACCCCCAAGGTGTTGTTTCCCTAGCCATGGATCCTTGACGTGATGAGCAACGAGGGCAAGTCTCGCCATGGACTCTTGACGTGATGAGCAACGGGGGGCAAGTCTCGCTACGAATGCGCGGTGTGGTGGCCCGCGACAGGCGATGGCGCTCGTGAACTTCACCTTTCGAGTCGCCGGGGCTGAGGTGGTGAGCGCCGGCCGGGCCCGTGCGCCGGACGGTCGATGGTGCGCGCGTTCTCGCGGTGGTTGGTCTTTTTGCCGCCGACGGTGGCGGGCCCGCGCGCGGCCGGGCGGGTCGCCGCGACGTGGCGGGCGCGCGGCCGGGCGGTTGCCGCCGACGTGGCCGGTACGCGTGGCCGGGTGGTTGCTGACCATGCGGCGGGCATGCGGCCGATCGGATGGCCGCCGATGCTGGGGGCTGGGGAAATGAGCGCTGCCCGGCCCGGGCACGCGCGCTCGGGTGGATGGTCGCTGACGTGGCGGGTACGCGGCTGGTCGGGTGGCCGCCGACGCTGACGGTCGAGGCTTGTACGCCACGCCGACCGCGGTCAGCGCGGCGACAGCGTGGTGGCGGGCACCCCTCGGCAGCGCGCACAAGACACCCCTGGCACGCAGACGTGGCTGATGGCCGCGTGCCGGGTGAGCATCGCGGAGGTCAGCTGGGCATGAGCTCGGCACGATCCGGCGGCGGGCGGCTGCGGGGAGTGGCTGAGTGGCCGGCGGCTGAGTAGGCGGTGGAGTGGGGTGGGCGGGTAAAGGGAGTGGCTGAGGGACGGGCGGGCGAGTGCACGGTGGAGTGCGTCGGACTCGTCCACGGTGGGCGGACGATCGTGGGGCGGCCGGTCTCGGTGCTGAGGGTCCAGTGGCCCTGGTGGACGTCGATGTGGTGTCGCTTGCAGAGCAGAGCGAGGTTCGTGATGCGGGTTTCGCCGCCATCGGCCCAATGGACGACGTGGTGGGCTTCGGACATGGCCGGCGGGGCGCCGCAGATGATGCAGCCCTGGTCGCGGACGTTCAGCGCCCGGCGAATGGCGGGAGTGACGAAGCGGTGCTCGGTGCCGACGTCGAGTGGTTCGGAGTCCGATCCGAGGACCAGCGGGATCACTCCGGCGTCGCAGGCGATGCGACGGACGGTGGCTGCCGACAGCGTGGCGCCCGAGGCGAGGGAGCCCGTGCCAGTGCCAGTAGTCAGGGCGTCCAGGCCGATGGTGACGGTGACGTGGGGCTTGATGGCGCCGTGGGCGGGGACGGCGGTACCAGTCGCGGCAGCGGACTCAAGCACGCCGGTCAGGGCGTCGGCCTGGCGCCGGCCTCGGCTGCGGGGGTCTCGCCGGCCGTCGAGAGTCTTGCGGGGCTTGGCGCCCGCGAAGACGAGGGTCTGGAGCAGCTCGGCGTGCGCGCCGGCGAGGTAGCCGCCGAACTCGATGCCGAGTTCGCCGCGTTTCAGCCACAGGTTCTCGGCTGCCAGGGCCTGGCGCTCGTCGGGCTCGGTGCCGTCGGTGTCGAGGGTGTCCCGGACGCGTTTGCCCAGCGAGCGGAGGTCGGCGGGGCACAGCACTTGGCCGGACTTGACGAGTTCGCGCTCGGCGACCTGGAGATCCTCAACAGGCACCTGGGCCGTCG
The Kribbella italica DNA segment above includes these coding regions:
- a CDS encoding LacI family DNA-binding transcriptional regulator translates to MTGRPRLADVAARAGVSMKTVSNVINDFQHVSADTRARVQAAIDEIGYRPNLSARNLALGRAGLIALVVPQLDMPYFAALAGQVLQAAAKRDWVVLIQQTGGDLTVERDALAGRFPQRIDGLILSSTAVGSAELRKRTDRTPLVMLGDRNYQGAAQHVAIDNVAAAAAAVTHLAELGRRRIAMIGSSPGDRRHPRLVGYRLAMKAAGLPIDDRLIKPVRNNLGEEGEQQMTALLAEHAQDPPDAVFCVTDWVALGVVRALRTRGFRVPEDVAVVGFDDIPYGRAATPTLSTISPDRSAIARLAVDSLQAQFEAAAAGTAYEVGEQQAAFRLVVRESSGG
- a CDS encoding HNH endonuclease translates to MEEFGQRPVWSMSGSEMLTTLDGVQAQLDRLQTYRLELLAGLDANGHAAEIGARGTVQLISTRHRLDHTDVRRDLRLALALPKYEQVRAALNLPDDSVRLHPGQADAIVTALERIPATAQVPVEDLQVAERELVKSGQVLCPADLRSLGKRVRDTLDTDGTEPDERQALAAENLWLKRGELGIEFGGYLAGAHAELLQTLVFAGAKPRKTLDGRRDPRSRGRRQADALTGVLESAAATGTAVPAHGAIKPHVTVTIGLDALTTGTGTGSLASGATLSAATVRRIACDAGVIPLVLGSDSEPLDVGTEHRFVTPAIRRALNVRDQGCIICGAPPAMSEAHHVVHWADGGETRITNLALLCKRHHIDVHQGHWTLSTETGRPTIVRPPWTSPTHSTVHSPARPSATPFTRPPHSTAYSAAGHSATPRSRPPPDRAELMPS